One Halomonas sp. M4R1S46 genomic window carries:
- a CDS encoding DUF1285 domain-containing protein yields MNLETLLVGIEPEGEIPPLERWAPERVGEMDLTIAADGRWIHEGGVISRPRLVRLLSTILRRETDGDYYLVTPVEKQRIRVEDRPFVIVDAEPDAAGDWWLTTNVGDRLRLDDAHRLVVTTTPRGEAVPEVPVRFGLAARLGRNVFYRLAELAERRGETLGLTSGGIWQPLGRLDDEAP; encoded by the coding sequence ATGAACCTGGAGACCCTGCTGGTCGGCATCGAGCCGGAGGGCGAGATTCCCCCGCTGGAGCGCTGGGCGCCGGAGCGGGTCGGCGAGATGGACCTCACCATCGCCGCCGACGGCCGCTGGATCCACGAGGGCGGCGTGATCTCCCGGCCGCGGCTGGTACGCCTGCTGTCCACCATCCTGCGTCGCGAGACCGATGGTGACTACTACCTGGTGACCCCCGTGGAGAAGCAGCGCATCCGGGTCGAGGACCGTCCCTTCGTCATCGTCGATGCCGAGCCGGATGCGGCCGGCGACTGGTGGCTCACCACCAATGTCGGCGACCGGCTGCGCCTCGACGACGCCCATCGCCTGGTCGTCACGACCACGCCGCGGGGCGAGGCGGTGCCCGAGGTGCCGGTCCGCTTCGGCCTCGCCGCACGCCTGGGACGCAACGTCTTCTACCGCCTGGCGGAGCTCGCCGAACGGCGCGGCGAGACGCTCGGCCTGACCAGCGGCGGCATCTGGCAGCCGCTGGGGCGGCTGGACGACGAGGCACCATGA
- a CDS encoding DUF3450 domain-containing protein has product MQNRASWIRWSLAGLALTAAASASATELREEAIAAQRTQAELQARIDGADEAVRDKLQALRQAREESRRLSRYNAELAPLVERQAATLAERREALDTLSRTREALPGLMRGMVDRLRTWVEGDMPFLRDERLARVDSLETLLADPGLDTAEKLERVLAAWRAELDYGRGLDAWRGELPGDTPREVDFLRLGRVGWYYLTPDGRRGGVWQAATGDWRPLGEDALGEVRKGLRIVREQRAPELLDLPVSRAVENAS; this is encoded by the coding sequence GTGCAGAACAGAGCATCATGGATTCGCTGGAGCCTGGCCGGCCTCGCCTTGACGGCGGCCGCGAGTGCCTCCGCCACGGAGTTGCGTGAGGAGGCGATCGCGGCCCAGCGCACCCAGGCCGAGCTGCAGGCGCGCATCGACGGCGCCGACGAGGCGGTGCGCGACAAGCTCCAGGCCCTGCGCCAGGCTCGCGAGGAGAGCCGGCGACTGAGCCGCTACAACGCCGAGCTGGCGCCCCTGGTCGAGCGCCAGGCCGCGACCCTGGCCGAACGCCGCGAGGCCCTCGACACCCTGTCCCGGACCCGCGAGGCCCTTCCGGGGCTGATGCGCGGCATGGTCGACCGCCTGCGCACCTGGGTGGAAGGCGACATGCCCTTCCTGCGCGACGAGCGCCTGGCCCGGGTGGACAGCCTCGAGACCCTGCTGGCCGACCCCGGGCTCGATACCGCCGAGAAACTGGAGCGGGTGCTGGCCGCCTGGCGTGCCGAGCTCGACTATGGCCGCGGGCTCGACGCCTGGCGGGGCGAGCTGCCCGGTGACACCCCGCGGGAGGTGGACTTCCTGCGCCTGGGCCGGGTGGGCTGGTACTACCTGACCCCGGACGGGCGTCGGGGCGGGGTCTGGCAGGCGGCCACCGGCGACTGGCGCCCCCTCGGCGAAGACGCCCTCGGCGAGGTCCGCAAGGGCCTGCGCATCGTCCGCGAGCAGCGCGCCCCCGAGTTGCTCGACCTGCCCGTCTCCCGAGCGGTGGAGAATGCCTCATGA
- a CDS encoding ATP-dependent helicase, with translation MRLTPEQRAVVGHPGGHARVAAVAGAGKTTTMVARVLHLLERGVAPGRILVLMFNRSAREDFQARLAAMAPAGQPLPDVRTFHSLGHRLSRSLTRWGALAPRQLLTADWQLERLLRHATQQALQELPEPGEAALEAEKLEALAHFCGLVKAEMASPAELYARLDVGEDSEHFVAAFEHAETLLAEQGLMTYSDLLYRPLRALEADPALCGRVQGFLDHVIIDEYQDINQAQQRLLAVLAGHQAAVMAVGDANQCIYEWRGAHPDTMLENFTATFGEAQDYPLSTTFRHGHALALAANHAIAANRRRPDQLCLAAPGTPATRLAVGQGTQGLLAELAGWQRRSRALGEACLLVRSWALSVPLQLALLREGVPFRLSREDRFVFRLPLVEALAGYLMLTQDAGLLQDPGHLLTLLAQPTPFVARERLTALATRLAETQRWPERHDPLLTGLRPHQRRTLKRRWALLCELPRHAGWTPARLLEHVIESVEAEKVLKRAAARRDKGEEDVRLLDVLVEQAGEASDLAAFIELLRRPVQNRDDGVLITTVHGAKGLEWPLVVLAGLNEEDFPHYTRDNPLTPSRLEEERRLFYVAITRAREQLVMLHDGGDHRPSRFLDETAWQDGLRVAEHLAGEGEGEAPLAVAHPGLVRRYVGALGRSLSIEAAAVPTGMPPAAGDFRVGQRLTHAVFGEGEISVVEGDPDNPVIEVRFRQAGRRRLIARRAPIELLEGERA, from the coding sequence ATGAGGCTGACGCCGGAGCAGCGGGCCGTGGTCGGCCATCCGGGCGGCCACGCCCGGGTGGCGGCCGTGGCCGGGGCGGGCAAGACCACCACCATGGTGGCCCGGGTCCTGCACCTGCTCGAACGGGGCGTGGCGCCGGGGCGGATCCTGGTGCTGATGTTCAACCGCTCGGCCCGGGAGGACTTCCAGGCTCGGCTGGCGGCCATGGCGCCGGCCGGCCAGCCGCTGCCCGACGTGCGCACCTTCCATTCCCTCGGGCATCGCCTCTCCCGGAGCCTGACCCGCTGGGGCGCGCTCGCCCCCCGGCAGCTGCTCACCGCCGACTGGCAACTGGAGCGGCTGCTGCGCCATGCCACCCAGCAGGCCCTGCAGGAGCTGCCCGAGCCCGGCGAGGCGGCACTGGAGGCCGAGAAGCTCGAGGCCCTGGCCCACTTCTGCGGCTTGGTGAAGGCGGAGATGGCGAGTCCCGCCGAGCTCTATGCCCGGCTCGACGTCGGCGAGGACAGCGAGCACTTCGTCGCCGCCTTCGAGCACGCCGAGACCCTGCTGGCCGAGCAGGGCCTGATGACCTATTCGGATCTGCTGTACCGCCCCCTGCGGGCGCTGGAGGCTGACCCGGCCCTGTGCGGCCGGGTCCAGGGCTTCCTGGATCACGTCATCATCGACGAGTACCAGGACATCAACCAGGCCCAGCAGCGCCTGCTGGCCGTGCTGGCCGGCCACCAGGCGGCGGTGATGGCGGTGGGCGACGCCAACCAGTGCATCTACGAGTGGCGCGGGGCGCACCCCGACACCATGCTCGAGAACTTCACCGCCACCTTCGGCGAGGCGCAGGACTACCCGCTGTCCACCACCTTCCGCCACGGTCATGCCCTGGCGCTGGCCGCCAATCACGCCATCGCCGCCAACCGGCGCCGCCCCGACCAGCTCTGCCTGGCCGCGCCCGGCACCCCGGCCACCCGACTGGCGGTGGGGCAGGGGACCCAGGGGCTGCTCGCCGAGCTTGCCGGCTGGCAGCGCCGGAGCCGGGCGCTCGGCGAGGCCTGCCTGCTGGTGCGCAGCTGGGCCCTGTCGGTGCCCCTGCAGCTGGCCCTGCTGCGCGAGGGAGTGCCCTTCCGGCTGTCCCGGGAGGATCGCTTCGTGTTTCGCCTGCCCCTGGTGGAGGCCCTGGCCGGCTATTTGATGCTGACGCAGGATGCCGGCCTGCTGCAGGATCCTGGCCACCTGCTGACCCTGCTCGCCCAGCCCACTCCCTTCGTCGCCCGGGAACGCCTGACGGCGCTGGCCACCCGCCTGGCCGAGACCCAGCGCTGGCCGGAGCGTCACGACCCCCTCCTGACCGGCCTCAGGCCCCACCAGCGGCGGACCCTGAAGCGTCGCTGGGCGCTGCTCTGCGAGCTGCCCCGGCATGCCGGCTGGACGCCGGCCCGCTTGCTCGAGCACGTGATCGAGAGCGTGGAGGCGGAGAAGGTGCTCAAGCGCGCCGCCGCGCGGCGCGACAAGGGCGAGGAGGACGTGCGGCTGCTCGATGTGCTGGTCGAGCAGGCCGGCGAGGCGTCGGACCTGGCGGCCTTCATCGAGTTGCTGCGCCGGCCGGTGCAGAATCGCGATGACGGGGTGCTGATCACCACGGTGCACGGCGCCAAGGGCCTGGAGTGGCCGCTGGTGGTGCTGGCGGGCCTCAACGAGGAGGACTTCCCCCACTACACCCGGGACAACCCCTTGACCCCCTCGCGCCTCGAGGAAGAGCGTCGGCTGTTCTACGTGGCCATCACCCGGGCCCGGGAGCAGCTGGTCATGTTGCATGACGGCGGCGACCACCGGCCCAGTCGCTTCCTGGACGAGACCGCCTGGCAGGATGGTCTGCGAGTCGCCGAGCACCTAGCAGGGGAAGGCGAGGGCGAGGCCCCGCTGGCGGTCGCGCATCCGGGCCTGGTACGCCGCTACGTCGGGGCGCTGGGCCGTTCGCTGTCCATCGAGGCAGCCGCCGTGCCGACGGGGATGCCCCCGGCCGCCGGCGATTTCCGGGTCGGCCAGCGCCTCACCCATGCCGTGTTCGGCGAGGGCGAGATCAGCGTGGTGGAAGGGGATCCGGACAACCCCGTGATCGAGGTGCGCTTCCGCCAGGCCGGCCGACGCCGGTTGATCGCCCGCCGGGCGCCCATCGAACTGCTGGAAGGAGAACGTGCATGA
- a CDS encoding Gfo/Idh/MocA family oxidoreductase, whose protein sequence is MASKNFALIGAAGYIAPRHMQAIKATGNALVAAYDINDSVGIIDSVSPDCAFFTEFESFLEHAWRLRRRGEGALDYVVVCSPNHLHGAHVMAGLQLGCDVICEKPLVPTPDQLDELRCGETETGRRVYSIMQLRHHPAIHALRDKVVAEASGAKHEVELTYITSRGPWYLASWKGDPRKSFGVVADIGVHFFDMLHLVFGELERLVLHYSDDRKAAGYLEYEQARVRWFLSIDAEDLPEEVRGYRSTHRAILCDGEAFEFSSGFEDLHTVSYREVLAGRGFGIDAVRHCLQTVHAIRGTHPEAPRKGEGHPRLLALACNNPGVGS, encoded by the coding sequence GTGGCGAGCAAGAACTTTGCGTTGATTGGCGCCGCCGGCTATATCGCGCCGCGTCATATGCAGGCCATCAAGGCCACCGGCAACGCCCTGGTGGCGGCCTACGACATCAACGACTCGGTGGGCATCATCGACTCGGTGTCCCCCGACTGCGCCTTCTTCACCGAATTCGAGTCCTTCCTCGAGCATGCCTGGCGTCTCAGGCGCCGGGGGGAGGGCGCCCTGGACTACGTCGTCGTCTGTTCCCCCAATCATCTCCACGGTGCCCATGTGATGGCCGGCCTGCAGCTGGGGTGCGACGTGATCTGCGAGAAGCCCCTGGTGCCCACCCCGGACCAGCTCGACGAGCTGCGCTGCGGAGAGACGGAGACCGGACGACGCGTCTATAGCATCATGCAGTTGCGCCACCATCCCGCGATCCATGCGCTGCGCGACAAGGTGGTCGCGGAGGCGAGTGGCGCCAAGCACGAGGTGGAGCTCACCTACATCACCTCCCGGGGGCCCTGGTACCTGGCGAGCTGGAAGGGCGACCCGCGCAAGTCGTTCGGCGTGGTGGCCGATATCGGCGTGCACTTCTTCGACATGCTGCATCTGGTGTTCGGCGAGCTGGAGCGCCTGGTGCTGCACTATAGCGACGATCGCAAGGCCGCCGGCTACCTGGAGTACGAGCAGGCCAGGGTGCGCTGGTTCCTCTCCATCGATGCCGAGGACCTGCCGGAGGAGGTGCGCGGGTATCGATCCACCCATCGCGCCATCCTCTGCGACGGCGAGGCCTTCGAGTTCTCCAGCGGCTTCGAGGACCTGCATACGGTCAGCTACCGGGAAGTGCTGGCCGGGCGCGGCTTCGGCATCGACGCCGTGCGTCACTGCCTGCAGACCGTCCATGCCATCCGCGGGACGCACCCCGAGGCCCCCCGGAAGGGTGAGGGACATCCCCGGCTCCTGGCCCTGGCGTGCAACAACCCGGGCGTAGGATCATGA
- a CDS encoding sulfurtransferase: MSRVLIEAGELARALEGETPPLVLDCRARLGDPEAGDRLWREGHVPGSQHLDLDRDLAAPAGAGGRHPLPAPAAFTAVIQRLGITPGRPVVVYDDQGGQLAAARAWWMLACWAGHPEVRALDGGLRAWQDAGGELPLGRESAPEPSDWTPRYRDDARVGADEVFSGRALKVDARTRERFRGEAEPVDPVAGHIPGAVCRPSAENLDESGRFKVPEVLDAELPEGETVIAYCGSGVTACHDILAYAVAGRPLPRLYAGSWSEWIRDPRRPIARGDR, from the coding sequence ATGAGCAGGGTGTTGATCGAGGCCGGCGAGCTGGCCCGGGCCCTCGAGGGGGAGACCCCGCCGCTGGTGCTGGACTGCCGGGCGCGGCTGGGCGACCCCGAGGCCGGCGACCGGCTGTGGCGCGAGGGCCATGTGCCCGGCAGCCAGCACCTGGATCTCGACCGGGACCTGGCCGCGCCCGCCGGCGCGGGCGGGCGCCATCCGTTGCCCGCGCCGGCGGCCTTCACCGCGGTGATCCAGCGGCTGGGCATCACCCCCGGGCGACCGGTGGTGGTCTACGACGACCAGGGTGGCCAGCTGGCCGCGGCCCGCGCCTGGTGGATGCTGGCCTGCTGGGCGGGCCATCCCGAGGTGCGCGCGCTCGATGGCGGCCTGCGGGCCTGGCAGGACGCCGGCGGCGAGCTGCCGCTGGGCCGCGAGTCCGCCCCCGAGCCCAGCGACTGGACCCCGCGCTATCGCGACGACGCCCGGGTCGGCGCCGACGAGGTGTTCTCCGGTCGCGCCCTCAAGGTGGACGCCCGCACCCGGGAGCGCTTCCGCGGTGAGGCCGAGCCCGTGGACCCGGTGGCGGGGCACATCCCCGGGGCGGTGTGCCGGCCGAGTGCCGAGAACCTCGACGAGAGCGGCCGCTTCAAGGTCCCCGAGGTGCTGGACGCGGAGCTCCCCGAAGGCGAGACGGTCATCGCCTATTGCGGCTCCGGCGTCACCGCCTGTCACGACATCCTCGCCTATGCCGTCGCCGGCCGGCCACTGCCGCGCCTCTACGCCGGCTCCTGGAGCGAATGGATCCGCGACCCCAGGCGCCCCATCGCCCGCGGAGATCGCTAG
- a CDS encoding electron transfer flavoprotein subunit beta/FixA family protein, with protein MKVLVAVKRVIDYNVKIRVKPDNSDVDLTNVKMAMNPFCEIAVEEAVRLKEKGVATEVVAVTVGPKAAQEQLRTALALGADRAIHVQTDERVESLGAAKALAKVVEEEQPGLVILGKQAIDSDNNQTGQMLAALTGRPQGTFASAVEVEGEGDTLKVTREIDGGLQTLSLALPAIVTTDLRLNEPRYAKLPDIMKAKKKPLDVKTPEELGVEVASRLKLVKVEPPAERQGGVKVGSVDELVDKLKNEAKVIS; from the coding sequence ATGAAGGTACTCGTCGCGGTCAAACGCGTCATCGACTACAACGTCAAGATCCGGGTCAAGCCGGACAACTCCGACGTCGACCTCACCAACGTCAAGATGGCCATGAACCCCTTCTGCGAGATCGCCGTGGAGGAAGCGGTGCGCCTCAAGGAGAAGGGCGTGGCGACCGAGGTGGTCGCGGTCACCGTGGGCCCCAAGGCCGCCCAGGAGCAGCTGCGCACCGCCCTGGCGCTGGGTGCCGACCGGGCCATCCATGTCCAGACCGACGAGCGCGTCGAGTCCCTGGGCGCCGCCAAGGCGCTGGCCAAGGTGGTCGAGGAAGAGCAGCCGGGCCTGGTGATCCTCGGCAAGCAGGCCATCGACAGCGACAACAACCAGACCGGCCAGATGCTCGCCGCGCTGACCGGCCGCCCCCAGGGCACCTTCGCTTCCGCGGTCGAGGTCGAGGGCGAGGGCGACACCCTCAAGGTGACCCGCGAGATCGACGGCGGCCTGCAGACCCTGTCGCTGGCGCTGCCGGCCATCGTCACCACCGACCTGCGCCTCAACGAGCCGCGCTACGCCAAGCTGCCCGACATCATGAAGGCCAAGAAGAAGCCGCTGGACGTCAAGACCCCGGAGGAGCTGGGCGTCGAGGTGGCCTCACGGCTCAAGTTGGTCAAGGTCGAGCCGCCGGCCGAGCGCCAGGGCGGCGTCAAGGTGGGCTCCGTGGACGAGCTGGTCGACAAGCTGAAGAACGAAGCGAAGGTGATCTCATGA
- a CDS encoding DegT/DnrJ/EryC1/StrS family aminotransferase, with protein sequence MMPFVDLGAQQARLGLRLEAAIRAVLAHGRYVLGPEVEVLERRLARRVGVAHCITCASGTDALQIALRGLGVGAGDEVIVPGFSFVATAESVALVGARPVYVDIDPHTYLLDPAYLEAAITPRTRAIMPVSLFGQCADMAALAVVARRHGLAVLEDAAQSFGASRYGRSSCGLSRVAATSFFPSKPLGAYGDGGALFTDDADLAETLRSIARHGEAGRYHHVRLGMNSRLDTLQAAILLVKLDAFDEELRRRRRVAARYDRLLAELPVGRPVVAPGNVSVHAQYGIQVAERDRVQARMDEAGIPTAIHYPIPLYRQPALADPRSRLPACEAVCQRILSLPMHPYLEAAQQERVVEALRQASPGV encoded by the coding sequence ATGATGCCGTTCGTCGATCTGGGGGCCCAGCAGGCGCGCCTCGGGTTGCGGCTCGAGGCCGCCATCCGGGCGGTCCTGGCCCATGGCCGCTACGTGCTCGGCCCGGAGGTGGAGGTACTGGAGCGGCGCCTGGCCCGGCGGGTCGGGGTCGCCCACTGCATCACCTGCGCCAGCGGCACCGACGCCCTGCAGATCGCCCTGCGGGGGCTCGGTGTCGGCGCCGGTGACGAGGTGATCGTGCCCGGGTTCAGTTTCGTCGCCACGGCGGAGAGCGTGGCCCTGGTCGGCGCCCGGCCGGTCTACGTGGACATCGATCCGCACACCTATCTGCTCGACCCGGCCTATCTGGAGGCGGCGATCACCCCGCGTACCAGGGCCATCATGCCGGTCTCGCTGTTCGGCCAGTGCGCCGACATGGCGGCATTGGCGGTCGTCGCCCGGCGCCACGGGCTGGCGGTGCTCGAGGACGCCGCCCAGAGCTTCGGGGCCAGCCGGTATGGCCGTTCCTCCTGCGGCCTGAGCCGGGTCGCGGCCACCAGCTTCTTTCCCAGCAAGCCGCTGGGCGCCTACGGCGACGGCGGGGCCCTGTTCACCGACGATGCCGACCTGGCCGAGACCCTGCGCAGCATCGCCCGCCATGGCGAGGCGGGCCGCTACCACCATGTGCGACTGGGGATGAACAGCCGCCTGGATACCCTCCAGGCGGCGATCCTGCTGGTGAAGCTCGACGCGTTCGACGAGGAACTACGCCGTCGCCGGCGAGTGGCCGCACGCTACGACCGTCTGCTCGCCGAGCTGCCGGTCGGACGCCCGGTGGTCGCGCCCGGCAACGTCAGTGTCCATGCCCAGTACGGCATCCAGGTAGCCGAGCGGGACCGGGTTCAGGCGCGCATGGACGAGGCGGGCATTCCCACCGCCATCCACTACCCGATTCCGCTGTATCGACAGCCGGCGCTGGCCGACCCCCGGTCTCGGCTGCCGGCCTGTGAGGCGGTATGCCAGCGCATCCTCAGCCTGCCTATGCATCCCTACCTGGAGGCCGCGCAGCAGGAGCGGGTGGTGGAGGCGCTGCGCCAGGCTTCGCCTGGAGTTTGA
- a CDS encoding electron transfer flavoprotein subunit alpha/FixB family protein, with the protein MSILVLAEHHDGQLAGATAHVVAAAQQIVKASGGDIDVLVAGENVGAITEAAARLDGVSRVRVADAAVYAHQLAEPMGELLVALADDYGHVLAAASTTGKNVMPRLAALKDVAQLSEIIAVESADTFKRPIYAGNAIATVQSDDALKVITVRATAFDAVAETGSATVEAVDTVVDNALSSFVGEELAASDRPELGAAKVVISGGRGMGSGDNFKLLDGIADKLGAAIGASRAAVDAGFVPNDMQVGQTGKIVAPELYIAVGISGAIQHLAGMKDSKVIVAINKDEEAPIFQVADYGLVGDLFEVLPELEKKL; encoded by the coding sequence ATGAGCATTCTGGTCCTTGCCGAACATCACGACGGCCAACTGGCCGGCGCCACCGCCCACGTGGTCGCCGCGGCGCAGCAGATTGTCAAGGCGAGTGGCGGCGACATCGATGTCCTGGTGGCGGGCGAGAACGTCGGCGCCATCACCGAGGCGGCCGCCAGGCTCGACGGCGTGAGCCGGGTGCGCGTCGCCGACGCCGCCGTCTACGCGCACCAGCTGGCCGAGCCGATGGGCGAGCTGCTGGTGGCGCTGGCCGACGACTACGGCCACGTGCTGGCCGCAGCCTCCACCACCGGCAAGAACGTCATGCCGCGGCTGGCGGCGCTGAAGGACGTCGCCCAGCTCTCCGAGATCATCGCGGTCGAGAGCGCCGACACCTTCAAGCGCCCGATCTATGCCGGCAACGCCATCGCCACCGTGCAGAGCGACGATGCCCTGAAGGTGATCACCGTGCGCGCCACCGCCTTCGATGCCGTCGCCGAGACGGGCTCCGCCACTGTCGAGGCGGTGGATACCGTGGTCGACAATGCCTTGTCGTCCTTCGTCGGCGAGGAGCTGGCCGCGAGCGACCGTCCCGAGCTGGGCGCGGCCAAGGTGGTGATCTCCGGCGGCCGCGGCATGGGCAGCGGCGACAACTTCAAGCTGCTCGACGGCATCGCCGACAAGCTGGGCGCGGCCATCGGCGCCTCGCGGGCCGCGGTGGACGCGGGCTTCGTGCCCAACGACATGCAGGTCGGCCAGACCGGCAAGATCGTCGCCCCGGAGCTCTACATCGCCGTGGGCATCAGCGGCGCCATCCAGCACCTGGCGGGCATGAAGGACTCCAAGGTGATCGTGGCGATCAACAAGGACGAGGAGGCGCCGATCTTCCAGGTCGCGGATTATGGCCTGGTCGGCGATCTGTTCGAAGTGTTGCCCGAGCTCGAGAAGAAGCTCTAA
- a CDS encoding electron transfer flavoprotein-ubiquinone oxidoreductase, producing MTEQVERDSMDFDVVIVGAGPSGLAAACRLMQQANEAERELTVCVVEKGSEVGAHILSGAIFEPRALQELFPDWETRGAPLTTPAVRDELYLLKDAEKAQKLPNALVPRTMHNTGGDLTSGDSRRYVISAGNLCRWLAEKAEELGVEVFPGFAAQEAIVEDEVVKGILVGDMGVGADGQPKDGYMPGMELRARYTLFAEGARGHIGKRLIERFRLDEGKDPQHYGIGLKELWDIPADKHEPGLVLHGAGWPLDKHTHGGWFLYHAENAQVVVGLIMDLSYRNPYLSPFDEFQRMKHHPVLARHLEGGSRVAYGARAIAKGGLNCLPKMTFPGGLLIGCDAGTLNFAKIKGLHTAMKSGMVAAEAVFEALAAGDEGGAELTAFEGKWQASWAYQELDESRSFGPAIHKYGTLGGGAYNFLDQLLGGKLPTLHDTVPDHATLKKAAESEKIDYPKPDGKLSFDKPSSVFLSNTNHEEDQPCHLKLSDPELPIRDNLPEYAEPAQRYCPVGVYEVVEDEAGQPRFQINFQNCIHCKTCDIKDPAQNITWVAPEGGGGPNYPNM from the coding sequence ATGACTGAACAAGTAGAGCGCGACTCCATGGACTTCGACGTGGTCATCGTCGGCGCCGGCCCCTCCGGCCTGGCCGCGGCCTGCCGGCTGATGCAGCAGGCCAATGAGGCGGAGCGGGAGCTGACCGTGTGCGTGGTCGAGAAGGGCTCCGAGGTGGGCGCCCATATCCTCTCCGGGGCGATCTTCGAGCCCCGCGCCCTCCAGGAGCTGTTCCCCGACTGGGAGACGCGCGGGGCGCCCCTGACCACCCCGGCGGTGCGCGACGAGCTCTACCTGCTCAAGGATGCCGAGAAGGCCCAGAAGCTGCCCAATGCCCTGGTGCCCAGGACCATGCATAACACCGGCGGCGACCTCACGAGTGGCGACTCCCGCCGCTACGTGATCAGCGCCGGCAACCTGTGCCGCTGGCTGGCCGAGAAGGCCGAGGAGCTCGGCGTCGAGGTCTTCCCCGGCTTCGCCGCCCAGGAAGCGATCGTCGAGGACGAGGTGGTCAAGGGCATCCTGGTCGGCGATATGGGCGTGGGCGCCGATGGCCAGCCCAAGGACGGCTATATGCCGGGCATGGAGCTGCGCGCCAGGTACACCCTGTTCGCCGAGGGCGCCCGCGGCCACATCGGCAAGCGGCTGATCGAGCGCTTCCGGCTCGATGAGGGCAAGGACCCGCAGCACTACGGCATCGGCCTCAAGGAGCTGTGGGACATCCCCGCCGACAAGCACGAACCCGGCCTGGTGCTGCACGGCGCCGGCTGGCCCCTGGACAAGCACACCCACGGCGGCTGGTTCCTGTATCACGCCGAGAATGCCCAGGTGGTGGTCGGCCTGATCATGGACCTGTCCTACCGGAACCCTTACCTGTCGCCCTTCGACGAGTTCCAGCGCATGAAGCACCACCCGGTGCTGGCCCGGCACCTGGAGGGCGGCTCGCGGGTCGCCTACGGCGCCCGGGCCATCGCCAAGGGCGGCCTCAACTGCCTGCCGAAGATGACCTTCCCCGGCGGGCTGTTGATCGGCTGCGACGCCGGCACCCTCAACTTCGCCAAGATCAAGGGCCTGCACACCGCCATGAAGTCCGGCATGGTGGCCGCCGAGGCGGTCTTCGAGGCCCTCGCCGCCGGCGACGAGGGCGGCGCGGAGCTCACCGCCTTCGAGGGCAAGTGGCAGGCCAGCTGGGCCTACCAGGAACTCGACGAGAGCCGCAGCTTCGGCCCGGCGATCCACAAGTACGGCACCCTGGGCGGCGGCGCCTACAACTTCCTCGACCAACTGCTCGGCGGCAAGCTGCCGACCCTGCACGATACCGTGCCGGATCACGCCACCCTCAAGAAGGCGGCCGAGAGCGAGAAGATCGACTACCCCAAGCCGGACGGCAAGCTGTCCTTCGACAAGCCCTCCTCGGTGTTCCTCTCCAACACCAACCACGAGGAGGACCAGCCCTGCCACCTCAAGCTCAGCGACCCGGAGCTGCCGATCCGTGACAACCTGCCCGAGTATGCCGAGCCGGCCCAGCGCTACTGCCCGGTGGGCGTCTACGAGGTGGTCGAGGACGAGGCGGGCCAGCCCAGGTTCCAGATCAACTTCCAGAACTGCATCCACTGCAAGACCTGCGACATCAAGGACCCGGCCCAGAACATCACCTGGGTGGCGCCGGAGGGCGGCGGCGGGCCGAACTATCCCAATATGTAA